The nucleotide window CTGAGCTGCAGCTCCTGTGGAACCCCACTGCATGACCAGGTGCGGGCTGAGATCAGACTTCTGCTTGGAGAGGCTCAGGACTCAGGGCCTCAATGCTGGGTGAATTGATGAACCCTGAGGGTTGGGATGTGACCTTAGGTGGAATCCATTATTCCTTTGAaattcttccccttcttctctcatTACCCttacataaaaaaagaatgtaaagacATAAGTCCCTGACTTCTCTCCCAGAGTTATGTGCAGACAAGCAAGGAGCCCAGAAGTGTGTGGGCTGCTCTGTAGGAAGCTGAGACCCCAGCCCTGGCTCACAACAGTCAGAGCTGTCCGCCCCCCATACAAGCTAATCGTAAATGCTAAGTGAACATCAGTGGACAACCAGCCCTTCTAAGAAAACCAGCTCATGCCACTGTGATTCTTACGAGCACGCCCCTTCCAGCCCTCTGCTTTACACAGAGATGGAGTAAATTGATGGGGTCCCGCAACTCTGCTCCGCAAATCCCACATCACTTGTGTTGATCCGCCTCAGAATCATGTCATTAGCAAAGCCAACATAACCTCCTTTTGCCAGGATCCCTCCTCTTGTCTTTGAGGTTGCTGTGGCGTCTGTTTTTGACCTGCAGCAAGTAGCTTAGTGGTAGCAGGTGTAAGCTCCTCACATCACAAAATATGAAACAAGGCCAGCGTTGCGTCTTCCGCTTCATTGGTTGTGGGGGGGAGGTGGGCTGCTTGAACCAGAGAGGGGGGCCCAGCATCAAGGCCAGAGAGGTACCACTGAGCGCATCACTCCCTCCCGGAGCCCCAGCAGGACACGGGGAGACCTGGAGGGGCTGTGTCCACAGGCCATCTTCCCAGGGCCCGTGACAGCatcccccctgccccgccccagacTGGCTCCCCTTTCCCCATCCCAccaccccagccctctgcccGCTGTCTTACAGTTACGATGTTTGGGGGGGGCCCCTTTGTTATCCCCTTCTGCAGGGGGGTCCGGTGGAGATCCTGCCCTTCCTCTACCTCGGCAGTGCCTATCACGCGGCCCGCAGGGACATGCTGGATGCCCTGGGCATCACGGCCTTGCTGAATGTCTCCTCCGACTGCCCGAACCACTTCGAAGGACACTATCAGTACAAGTGTATCCCGGTGGAGGACAATCACAAGGCCGACATCAGTTCCTGGTTCATGGAGGCCATCGAGTACATTGGTAGGCTGGCCCTGGCCGGGGCGCTGGGTTCAGGGATGGGGCGCTGGGTGCAAGGCTGGCAGAGACAGGAAGCGAGGGAAGAGGGAACCACTTAGAGCTGGAGTGTTGAAGGAGGGACTTAGAAAGGGCCCTGCCAGAGGGTGcctattttccctctttctcagTAGGAAGGCTGACCCTTGGGGTGTTGAGTCGCCCAGGGGTATGAAGATGGACTTACACAAACCGCAGGCATTGGTAGCTGATAGAGCCAAGAACTTTTGCCTTGGATgtcccacctgccaagcagatgAGACttaggggtggggaggaagacacagagagaacTGGGTCATTGTTCTCCTGCAAATGAAAATCCCTCCGTGTGTGCTGACCCTTGGCTTTAGCATGTGTATTTCCTAAGCCTGGCACATTTGTATGGTTAAGTCTCCAAAACAGCCTAGAACCGACGGCACTCCCTGGCCCTGTGGGTTTCCTCTCTCCCGGCGTCAGCCTCAGAGGGCTGTTCCTTCTGTGGTTCAGAGGAAGGGCTCCGACCAATGCTTATCAGATCCTCCCCCCAGCGCCCTTGTTCCGCCCGTGGGAAGGACGGGGACTTGGGGACACTAACGGGCTCGTGGCTCTCTGCCCCAGATGCGGTGAAGGACTGCCGCGGGCGCGTGCTCGTGCACTGCCAGGCTGGCATCTCCCGCTCGGCCACCATCTGCCTGGCCTACCTGATGATGAAGAAGCGCGTGCGGCTGGAGGAGGCCTTCGAGTTCGTCAAGCAGCGGCGGAGCATCATCTCGCCCAACTTCAGCTTCATGGGGCAGCTGCTGCAGTTCGAGTCGCAGGTGCTGGCCACGTCCTGCGCGGTGGAGGCCGCCAGCCCCTCGGGGCCCCTGCGCGAGCGGGGCAAGGCCACCCCCACGCCCACGTCGCAGTTCGTCTTCAGCTTCCCGGTCTCTGTGGGGGTGCACCCGGCCCCCAGCAGCCTGCCCTACCTGCACAGCCCCATCACCACCTCCCCCAGCTGTTAGAATCCTCGGAACGCCCCCCCACCCCTACACCAGCCCACGTTGGGTGGGGCCCTGTGGCCCGGTAGCAGGTCCGGACTGACCCGCAGG belongs to Bubalus bubalis isolate 160015118507 breed Murrah chromosome 1, NDDB_SH_1, whole genome shotgun sequence and includes:
- the DUSP4 gene encoding dual specificity protein phosphatase 4 isoform X1 → MVTVDELREMDCSVLKRLMNRDENGGGAGGSGSHGALGLLSGGKCLLLDCRPFLAHSAGYIRGSVNVRCNTIVRRRAKGSVSLEQILPAEEEVRARLRSGLYSAVIVYDERSPRAESLREDSTVSLVVQALRRNAERTDICLLKGGYERFSSEYPEFCSKTKALAAIPPAVPPSTAESLDLSCSSCGTPLHDQVRAEIRLLLGEAQDSGPQCWGGPVEILPFLYLGSAYHAARRDMLDALGITALLNVSSDCPNHFEGHYQYKCIPVEDNHKADISSWFMEAIEYIDAVKDCRGRVLVHCQAGISRSATICLAYLMMKKRVRLEEAFEFVKQRRSIISPNFSFMGQLLQFESQVLATSCAVEAASPSGPLRERGKATPTPTSQFVFSFPVSVGVHPAPSSLPYLHSPITTSPSC
- the DUSP4 gene encoding dual specificity protein phosphatase 4 isoform X2, giving the protein MVTVDELREMDCSVLKRLMNRDENGGGAGGSGSHGALGLLSGGKCLLLDCRPFLAHSAGYIRGSVNVRCNTIVRRRAKGSVSLEQILPAEEEVRARLRSGLYSAVIVYDERSPRAESLREDSTVSLVVQALRRNAERTDICLLKGGYERFSSEYPEFCSKTKALAAIPPAVPPSTAESLDLSCSSCGTPLHDQGGPVEILPFLYLGSAYHAARRDMLDALGITALLNVSSDCPNHFEGHYQYKCIPVEDNHKADISSWFMEAIEYIDAVKDCRGRVLVHCQAGISRSATICLAYLMMKKRVRLEEAFEFVKQRRSIISPNFSFMGQLLQFESQVLATSCAVEAASPSGPLRERGKATPTPTSQFVFSFPVSVGVHPAPSSLPYLHSPITTSPSC